The following is a genomic window from Corallococcus soli.
CCCGCCTGCGGGCAGCCCCCACCCGTTGACACCCCGGGAGGGCGGACCTATTTGTCCATGCCCGTCCTACTTCGCATAACTGTCTGAAAATCTTCAATCTTCGCGCGTGAGGCCACCCCATGGACACGTCGGGTCGCGGTGACTGGAAGCGTCGCGAGGGCCTGGGCAGTGCGTTGCTCCAGATTGGCGTCGTCGCGGTGGTGCTGGCCGCCGGGGTGACCTGGTACGTCCACCGCGGACAGGTGCGCCAGGAGGTGGACGCGCACCTGCGCGCGGCCCGCGCCGCGGCCCTGAAGGGCAACCCGAGCGACCTGGCCATGGCGCAGCAGCAGTTGGAGACGCTCTTCACGCTCTCCCCCGACTCGCGCGACGCGCGCGCCCTGTCCGCCGACATCCAGACGGTGCTGTGGCTGGACCACCACCAGCCCGGCGCGGACGCGAAGGCGCGCGAGCAGCTGGACAGGGCGGAGGCCATGGGCTCCCGCTCCGGGGAGCGCTACGGCGCGCGCGTCCTGCTGCTCGTGGGCGAGGGCAAGACGGCCGAGGCCCAGACGCTGCTGGACGGGCTCAAGGCGCAGGGCGCCAACAGCCCCAAACTGACGCTCGCGCAGGCGCGGCTGCTGCAACGGCAGGGGCGGCTGTCGGAGGCCCGGCAGGCCTTCGCGCGCGCGGCGGAGGGGGCCTGGAGGGACCCGCGCTTCTCCACGGCCTACGGCGAGGTCCTGCTCGACGAGGGGCTGTTCCCCCAGGCGGTGGAGGCCTTCTCGCGGGCCACCTCCGCGAACCCGGACCACCTGCTGTCGAAGGTGACGTCCGCGCTGGCGCAGCTGTACGCGGGCAGGAACCCGGACGGCGTGAAGGTGACGCTGGACGAGCTGCGCACGCGCGGCAAGGAGCTGACGCCCGCGCTGAAGGCCCGCCTCGCGGTGGCCCAGGCGGAGGTGGCGCTGGCGAGGGGCGCGCCCGACGAAGCCCTCCCGCTGACGGACGCGGCGCTCAAGGACTCGCCGGACGAACACTACGCCCTCTTCACGCGGGCGCGCGCGCTGGCGGCGAAGCGCGCCCCGGAGGCCCGCGCGGCCTTCGAGGCGGCCGTGGCGAAGCATCCCACCGCGCCCCTGCTGGCCCTGGACGGCGCGCGCCTGCTCCAGGCCCAGGGGGACGGCGAGGGCGCGCTGGCGCTGCTGGAGACCTACGAGAAGACCTTCCGCGACGTGAAGGTGGGCACCTCGGACGGCAAGTCGGTGGCGGCGCTGGACCGGGATGACCGGTACTGGCTGGCGCGCGGCGGGGTGATGGAGCTGGCGGGCCGGCAGGACGACGCGCTCGCGGCCTATGACAAGGCGCTGGCGGCGCGCGGCGTGGGGCTGGCGAAGGCGCAGTACGCCAAGGGCGCGCTGCTGCTCGCGCGCAAGGACTTCGAGGGCGCCCGGGCGCTGCTGTCCGCCGTGGCCCCGGACACCGGCGCGGGCAGCATGCCGGAGGCGTACGCGGCGCTGGGTGAGCTGCTCTTCGCCCAGGGCGACTTCGCCGCCGGGTGCCAGCAGCACTACTTCGCCCTCGTGCGCGCCCGGGCCCAGGGCACGCCGCCGGAGCTCATCGCCACGAAGGCCAACGACATCAAGAAGCGCCTGGAGACGTCCGGCCAGCCCGCCATGGCCAAGGCGTGGCTCACGGAGGCCGGGCCGCTGTTCCAGCAGAACTAGCGCGCGCCGGAGGCGTCATGCCTGGGACGTGCTCCCAGGCATGCTCGCCGGCCGCGAGCGCTACAGGAGTTCGGAGGGGTCCAACCGGCGCTGCTTCGCCTTCATCACGCGCCACTCCCCGTCGGCTTCCTTCTCGAAGACGCCCTCGATGGAGTAGGCGTTGAGGACGCTGTCGCGCGCCAGGTCCTCCAGCTTGTCCGCCTGCGAGCGGCCGAAGATGAAGCGCGCCTCGAAGTCGGCCTGCGTGGGC
Proteins encoded in this region:
- a CDS encoding tetratricopeptide repeat protein, producing the protein MDTSGRGDWKRREGLGSALLQIGVVAVVLAAGVTWYVHRGQVRQEVDAHLRAARAAALKGNPSDLAMAQQQLETLFTLSPDSRDARALSADIQTVLWLDHHQPGADAKAREQLDRAEAMGSRSGERYGARVLLLVGEGKTAEAQTLLDGLKAQGANSPKLTLAQARLLQRQGRLSEARQAFARAAEGAWRDPRFSTAYGEVLLDEGLFPQAVEAFSRATSANPDHLLSKVTSALAQLYAGRNPDGVKVTLDELRTRGKELTPALKARLAVAQAEVALARGAPDEALPLTDAALKDSPDEHYALFTRARALAAKRAPEARAAFEAAVAKHPTAPLLALDGARLLQAQGDGEGALALLETYEKTFRDVKVGTSDGKSVAALDRDDRYWLARGGVMELAGRQDDALAAYDKALAARGVGLAKAQYAKGALLLARKDFEGARALLSAVAPDTGAGSMPEAYAALGELLFAQGDFAAGCQQHYFALVRARAQGTPPELIATKANDIKKRLETSGQPAMAKAWLTEAGPLFQQN